In Gadus chalcogrammus isolate NIFS_2021 chromosome 1, NIFS_Gcha_1.0, whole genome shotgun sequence, one DNA window encodes the following:
- the LOC130391451 gene encoding neuronal acetylcholine receptor subunit alpha-4-like isoform X3 encodes MMTTNVWVKQEWNDYKLRWKPQDYENVTSIRIPSEIIWRPDIVLYNNADGDFAVTHLTKAHLFHDGLIKWTPPAIYKSSCSIDVTFFPFDQQNCKMKFGSWTYDRAKIDLISMSNQVDQMDYWESGEWVIINAVGKYNTKKYECCIEIYPDITYYFIIRRLPLFYTINLIIPCLLISCLTVLVFYLPSQCGEKITLCISVLLSLTVFLLLITEIIPSTSLVIPLIGEYLLFTMIFVTLSIIITVFVLNVHHRSPKTHGMPHWVRRVFLDAVPRVLFMKRPPTTAKQNCKKLIEMLHRPTVNATPGSSQSLWANMDTRVGVMNQLVDSLSSSPSQSPDILVCSPSPPPSPMLGLDLEEHPLKPQLSRQPGKEAGLRPDLGVSVLSPAVQRAIEGVQYIADHLRAEDADFSVKEDWKYVAMVIDRIFLWMFVLVCILGSVGLFLPAWLAGMI; translated from the exons ATGATGACGACCAACGTGTGGGTCAAGCAG GAGTGGAATGACTACAAGCTCCGGTGGAAACCGCAGGACTATGAGAACGTCACGTCCATCCGCATCCCGTCTGAGATCATCTGGAGGCCGGACATCGTGCTCTACAACAA CGCCGACGGGGACTTCGCCGTGACCCACCTGACCAAGGCGCACCTGTTCCACGACGGCCTCATCAAGTGGACGCCGCCGGCCATCTACAAGTCGTCGTGCAGCATCGACGTCACCTTCTTCCCCTTCGACCAGCAGAACTGCAAGATGAAGTTCGGCTCGTGGACGTACGACCGCGCCAAGATCGACCTGATCAGCATGTCCAACCAGGTGGACCAGATGGACTACTGGGAGAGCGGCGAGTGGGTGATCATCAACGCCGTGGGCAAGTACAACACCAAGAAGTACGAGTGCTGCATCGAGATCTACCCGGACATCACCTACTACTTCATCATCCGCCGGCTGCCCCTCTTCTACACCATCAACCTCATCATCCCCTGCCTGCTCATCTCCTGCCTGACCGTGCTGGTCTTCTACCTGCCCTCGCAGTGCGGCGAGAAGATCACGCTGTGCATCTCGGTGCTGCTGTCGCTCACCGTGTTCCTGCTGCTCATCACCGAGATCATCCCGTCCACCTCGCTGGTCATCCCGCTCATCGGCGAGTACCTCCTCTTCACCATGATCTTCGTCAcgctcagcatcatcatcaccgtGTTCGTGCTCAACGTGCACCACCGCTCGCCCAAGACCCACGGCATGCCCCACTGGGTGCGCCGGGTCTTCCTGGACGCGGTTCCCCGCGTCCTCTTCATGAAGCGGCCGCCCACCACCGCCAAGCAGAACTGCAAGAAGCTGATCGAGATGCTGCACCGGCCCACCGTCAACGCCACGCCGGGCAGCTCCCAGTCGCTGTGGGCCAACATGGACACGCGCGTGGGCGTGATGAACCAGCTGGTGGACTCGCTGTCCTCCTCGCCGTCCCAGAGCCCCGACATCCTGGTGTGCTCGCCGTCGCCGCCGCCCTCCCCCATGCTGGGTCTGGACCTGGAGGAGCACCCGCTGAAGCCCCAGCTCTCCCGTc AGCCCGGGAAGGAGGCGGGGCTCCGGCCGGACTTGGGGGTCTCCGTGCTGTCCCCGGCCGTGCAGCGGGCCATCGAGGGGGTCCAGTACATCGCGGACCACCTCAGGGCGGAGGACGCAGACTTCTCG gtgAAGGAGGACTGGAAGTACGTGGCCATGGTCATCGACCGCATCTTCCTCTGGATGTTCGTCCTGGTCTGCATCCTGGGCTCCGTCGGGCTTTTCCTGCCCGCCTGGCTGGCGGGAATGATTTAG
- the LOC130391451 gene encoding neuronal acetylcholine receptor subunit alpha-4-like isoform X2, with amino-acid sequence MMTTNVWVKQEWNDYKLRWKPQDYENVTSIRIPSEIIWRPDIVLYNNADGDFAVTHLTKAHLFHDGLIKWTPPAIYKSSCSIDVTFFPFDQQNCKMKFGSWTYDRAKIDLISMSNQVDQMDYWESGEWVIINAVGKYNTKKYECCIEIYPDITYYFIIRRLPLFYTINLIIPCLLISCLTVLVFYLPSQCGEKITLCISVLLSLTVFLLLITEIIPSTSLVIPLIGEYLLFTMIFVTLSIIITVFVLNVHHRSPKTHGMPHWVRRVFLDAVPRVLFMKRPPTTAKQNCKKLIEMLHRPTVNATPGSSQSLWANMDTRVGVMNQLVDSLSSSPSQSPDILVCSPSPPPSPMLGLDLEEHPLKPQLSRRCSPSSSSGGGGGGGGGEPGKEAGLRPDLGVSVLSPAVQRAIEGVQYIADHLRAEDADFSVKEDWKYVAMVIDRIFLWMFVLVCILGSVGLFLPAWLAGMI; translated from the exons ATGATGACGACCAACGTGTGGGTCAAGCAG GAGTGGAATGACTACAAGCTCCGGTGGAAACCGCAGGACTATGAGAACGTCACGTCCATCCGCATCCCGTCTGAGATCATCTGGAGGCCGGACATCGTGCTCTACAACAA CGCCGACGGGGACTTCGCCGTGACCCACCTGACCAAGGCGCACCTGTTCCACGACGGCCTCATCAAGTGGACGCCGCCGGCCATCTACAAGTCGTCGTGCAGCATCGACGTCACCTTCTTCCCCTTCGACCAGCAGAACTGCAAGATGAAGTTCGGCTCGTGGACGTACGACCGCGCCAAGATCGACCTGATCAGCATGTCCAACCAGGTGGACCAGATGGACTACTGGGAGAGCGGCGAGTGGGTGATCATCAACGCCGTGGGCAAGTACAACACCAAGAAGTACGAGTGCTGCATCGAGATCTACCCGGACATCACCTACTACTTCATCATCCGCCGGCTGCCCCTCTTCTACACCATCAACCTCATCATCCCCTGCCTGCTCATCTCCTGCCTGACCGTGCTGGTCTTCTACCTGCCCTCGCAGTGCGGCGAGAAGATCACGCTGTGCATCTCGGTGCTGCTGTCGCTCACCGTGTTCCTGCTGCTCATCACCGAGATCATCCCGTCCACCTCGCTGGTCATCCCGCTCATCGGCGAGTACCTCCTCTTCACCATGATCTTCGTCAcgctcagcatcatcatcaccgtGTTCGTGCTCAACGTGCACCACCGCTCGCCCAAGACCCACGGCATGCCCCACTGGGTGCGCCGGGTCTTCCTGGACGCGGTTCCCCGCGTCCTCTTCATGAAGCGGCCGCCCACCACCGCCAAGCAGAACTGCAAGAAGCTGATCGAGATGCTGCACCGGCCCACCGTCAACGCCACGCCGGGCAGCTCCCAGTCGCTGTGGGCCAACATGGACACGCGCGTGGGCGTGATGAACCAGCTGGTGGACTCGCTGTCCTCCTCGCCGTCCCAGAGCCCCGACATCCTGGTGTGCTCGCCGTCGCCGCCGCCCTCCCCCATGCTGGGTCTGGACCTGGAGGAGCACCCGCTGAAGCCCCAGCTCTCCCGTcgctgctccccctcctcctcctccggcggcggcggcggcggcggcggaggcg AGCCCGGGAAGGAGGCGGGGCTCCGGCCGGACTTGGGGGTCTCCGTGCTGTCCCCGGCCGTGCAGCGGGCCATCGAGGGGGTCCAGTACATCGCGGACCACCTCAGGGCGGAGGACGCAGACTTCTCG gtgAAGGAGGACTGGAAGTACGTGGCCATGGTCATCGACCGCATCTTCCTCTGGATGTTCGTCCTGGTCTGCATCCTGGGCTCCGTCGGGCTTTTCCTGCCCGCCTGGCTGGCGGGAATGATTTAG
- the LOC130391451 gene encoding neuronal acetylcholine receptor subunit alpha-4-like isoform X4 produces the protein MMTTNVWVKQEWNDYKLRWKPQDYENVTSIRIPSEIIWRPDIVLYNNADGDFAVTHLTKAHLFHDGLIKWTPPAIYKSSCSIDVTFFPFDQQNCKMKFGSWTYDRAKIDLISMSNQVDQMDYWESGEWVIINAVGKYNTKKYECCIEIYPDITYYFIIRRLPLFYTINLIIPCLLISCLTVLVFYLPSQCGEKITLCISVLLSLTVFLLLITEIIPSTSLVIPLIGEYLLFTMIFVTLSIIITVFVLNVHHRSPKTHGMPHWVRRVFLDAVPRVLFMKRPPTTAKQNCKKLIEMLHRPTVNATPGSSQSLWANMDTRVGVMNQLVDSLSSSPSQSPDILVCSPSSRNPALKEPAAEGTLEPGKEAGLRPDLGVSVLSPAVQRAIEGVQYIADHLRAEDADFSVKEDWKYVAMVIDRIFLWMFVLVCILGSVGLFLPAWLAGMI, from the exons ATGATGACGACCAACGTGTGGGTCAAGCAG GAGTGGAATGACTACAAGCTCCGGTGGAAACCGCAGGACTATGAGAACGTCACGTCCATCCGCATCCCGTCTGAGATCATCTGGAGGCCGGACATCGTGCTCTACAACAA CGCCGACGGGGACTTCGCCGTGACCCACCTGACCAAGGCGCACCTGTTCCACGACGGCCTCATCAAGTGGACGCCGCCGGCCATCTACAAGTCGTCGTGCAGCATCGACGTCACCTTCTTCCCCTTCGACCAGCAGAACTGCAAGATGAAGTTCGGCTCGTGGACGTACGACCGCGCCAAGATCGACCTGATCAGCATGTCCAACCAGGTGGACCAGATGGACTACTGGGAGAGCGGCGAGTGGGTGATCATCAACGCCGTGGGCAAGTACAACACCAAGAAGTACGAGTGCTGCATCGAGATCTACCCGGACATCACCTACTACTTCATCATCCGCCGGCTGCCCCTCTTCTACACCATCAACCTCATCATCCCCTGCCTGCTCATCTCCTGCCTGACCGTGCTGGTCTTCTACCTGCCCTCGCAGTGCGGCGAGAAGATCACGCTGTGCATCTCGGTGCTGCTGTCGCTCACCGTGTTCCTGCTGCTCATCACCGAGATCATCCCGTCCACCTCGCTGGTCATCCCGCTCATCGGCGAGTACCTCCTCTTCACCATGATCTTCGTCAcgctcagcatcatcatcaccgtGTTCGTGCTCAACGTGCACCACCGCTCGCCCAAGACCCACGGCATGCCCCACTGGGTGCGCCGGGTCTTCCTGGACGCGGTTCCCCGCGTCCTCTTCATGAAGCGGCCGCCCACCACCGCCAAGCAGAACTGCAAGAAGCTGATCGAGATGCTGCACCGGCCCACCGTCAACGCCACGCCGGGCAGCTCCCAGTCGCTGTGGGCCAACATGGACACGCGCGTGGGCGTGATGAACCAGCTGGTGGACTCGCTGTCCTCCTCGCCGTCCCAGAGCCCCGACATCCTGGTGTGCTCGCCGTC GAGCAGGAACCCGGCCCTGAAGGAGCCGGCTGCGGAGGGGACCTTAGAGCCCGGGAAGGAGGCGGGGCTCCGGCCGGACTTGGGGGTCTCCGTGCTGTCCCCGGCCGTGCAGCGGGCCATCGAGGGGGTCCAGTACATCGCGGACCACCTCAGGGCGGAGGACGCAGACTTCTCG gtgAAGGAGGACTGGAAGTACGTGGCCATGGTCATCGACCGCATCTTCCTCTGGATGTTCGTCCTGGTCTGCATCCTGGGCTCCGTCGGGCTTTTCCTGCCCGCCTGGCTGGCGGGAATGATTTAG
- the LOC130391451 gene encoding neuronal acetylcholine receptor subunit alpha-4-like isoform X1, with translation MMTTNVWVKQEWNDYKLRWKPQDYENVTSIRIPSEIIWRPDIVLYNNADGDFAVTHLTKAHLFHDGLIKWTPPAIYKSSCSIDVTFFPFDQQNCKMKFGSWTYDRAKIDLISMSNQVDQMDYWESGEWVIINAVGKYNTKKYECCIEIYPDITYYFIIRRLPLFYTINLIIPCLLISCLTVLVFYLPSQCGEKITLCISVLLSLTVFLLLITEIIPSTSLVIPLIGEYLLFTMIFVTLSIIITVFVLNVHHRSPKTHGMPHWVRRVFLDAVPRVLFMKRPPTTAKQNCKKLIEMLHRPTVNATPGSSQSLWANMDTRVGVMNQLVDSLSSSPSQSPDILVCSPSPPPSPMLGLDLEEHPLKPQLSRGGQYSVFQDRSRRGSRSPSRSLEPSLSLGPALSLVALAAAPGPEPKPLAQNGRSLSAEGVAGSEGGGLAADVHRCRSGSFQFCCLHDDEAVAGPGRGAAGRSRNPALKEPAAEGTLEPGKEAGLRPDLGVSVLSPAVQRAIEGVQYIADHLRAEDADFSVKEDWKYVAMVIDRIFLWMFVLVCILGSVGLFLPAWLAGMI, from the exons ATGATGACGACCAACGTGTGGGTCAAGCAG GAGTGGAATGACTACAAGCTCCGGTGGAAACCGCAGGACTATGAGAACGTCACGTCCATCCGCATCCCGTCTGAGATCATCTGGAGGCCGGACATCGTGCTCTACAACAA CGCCGACGGGGACTTCGCCGTGACCCACCTGACCAAGGCGCACCTGTTCCACGACGGCCTCATCAAGTGGACGCCGCCGGCCATCTACAAGTCGTCGTGCAGCATCGACGTCACCTTCTTCCCCTTCGACCAGCAGAACTGCAAGATGAAGTTCGGCTCGTGGACGTACGACCGCGCCAAGATCGACCTGATCAGCATGTCCAACCAGGTGGACCAGATGGACTACTGGGAGAGCGGCGAGTGGGTGATCATCAACGCCGTGGGCAAGTACAACACCAAGAAGTACGAGTGCTGCATCGAGATCTACCCGGACATCACCTACTACTTCATCATCCGCCGGCTGCCCCTCTTCTACACCATCAACCTCATCATCCCCTGCCTGCTCATCTCCTGCCTGACCGTGCTGGTCTTCTACCTGCCCTCGCAGTGCGGCGAGAAGATCACGCTGTGCATCTCGGTGCTGCTGTCGCTCACCGTGTTCCTGCTGCTCATCACCGAGATCATCCCGTCCACCTCGCTGGTCATCCCGCTCATCGGCGAGTACCTCCTCTTCACCATGATCTTCGTCAcgctcagcatcatcatcaccgtGTTCGTGCTCAACGTGCACCACCGCTCGCCCAAGACCCACGGCATGCCCCACTGGGTGCGCCGGGTCTTCCTGGACGCGGTTCCCCGCGTCCTCTTCATGAAGCGGCCGCCCACCACCGCCAAGCAGAACTGCAAGAAGCTGATCGAGATGCTGCACCGGCCCACCGTCAACGCCACGCCGGGCAGCTCCCAGTCGCTGTGGGCCAACATGGACACGCGCGTGGGCGTGATGAACCAGCTGGTGGACTCGCTGTCCTCCTCGCCGTCCCAGAGCCCCGACATCCTGGTGTGCTCGCCGTCGCCGCCGCCCTCCCCCATGCTGGGTCTGGACCTGGAGGAGCACCCGCTGAAGCCCCAGCTCTCCC gcgggggCCAGTACTCCGTGTTCCAGGACCGCTCTCGCCGGGGGTCCCGCTCCCCGTCCCGCTCCCTGGAGCCCAGCCTGTCCCTGGGGCCCGCCCTGTCCCTGGTGGCCCTGGCCGCGGCCCCCGGCCCCGAGCCGAAGCCGCTGGCGCAGAACGGCCGCTCGCTGAGCGCCGAGGGCGTCGCCGGCAGCGAGGGGGGCGGGCTCGCGGCCGACGTGCACCGCTGCCGCTCGGGGAGCTTCCAGTTCTGCTGTCTCCACGACGACGAGGCGGTGGCCGGCCCGGGCCGGGGGGCCGCCGGGAGGAGCAGGAACCCGGCCCTGAAGGAGCCGGCTGCGGAGGGGACCTTAGAGCCCGGGAAGGAGGCGGGGCTCCGGCCGGACTTGGGGGTCTCCGTGCTGTCCCCGGCCGTGCAGCGGGCCATCGAGGGGGTCCAGTACATCGCGGACCACCTCAGGGCGGAGGACGCAGACTTCTCG gtgAAGGAGGACTGGAAGTACGTGGCCATGGTCATCGACCGCATCTTCCTCTGGATGTTCGTCCTGGTCTGCATCCTGGGCTCCGTCGGGCTTTTCCTGCCCGCCTGGCTGGCGGGAATGATTTAG
- the zgpat gene encoding zinc finger CCCH-type with G patch domain-containing protein, whose product MDEESLEAGITAYRAQLQQVDTALSAGLDPSHQADLLQLREDLAQLIELTEASLISVKKSQLLASLEETTGGGVAKPGGEHEANGGFDHEFAAFYSELEGPSGSSAGGRVNGEEEEEEEEEENGHDDDGGGDEEDGAADTLSGTKVQAPYRTTWGTLEYHNAMVVGREAPDGDEAQVRVLYVYPTHKSLKPCPFFLEDKCRFETNCRFSHGEVVYVSELRPFLELDLSHLLEGSACRARHEDGIWYPARILEIDNGFYTVKFDSLLLKDAVVEGDGVIPPMREDDLSSSDSSDQDDDEDSIFAKVVQAHAGDPTTTSSADFGGWEAHTRGIGSRLMLKMGYEYGKGLGKQQEGRVEPVMAVVLPKGASLDQSAELSQPRAARRGPRPGDGPQPGPKRKRAPRPRAPGGRRNVFDFLNRKLGDGGAEGASASPTPGAEAYRGGEGAKRSLNVRLFQAAERVSQTEREIQRITEALRKRAGRDVCVVKRLEEQLGAARSQLVCLKAQEQSVQTQHRKADTHKKMTQF is encoded by the exons ATGGACGAGGAGTCGTTGGAGGCGGGCATCACCGCCTACCGGGCCCAGCTCCAGCAGGTGGACACGGCCTTATCGGCAGGCCTGGACCCCAGCCACCAGGCGgacctgctgcagctcagagagGACCTGGCCCAGCTGATAGAGCTGACCGAGGCCAGCCTGATCTCGGTGAAGAAGAGCCAGCTGCTAGCCAGCCTGGAGGAGACCACCGGTGGAGGGGTCGCGAAGCCCGGCGGGGAACACGAGGCCAACGGAGGCTTCGACCACGAGTTTGCTGCTTTCTACTCTGAGCTGGAGGGCCCGTCCGGGAGCAGCGCTGGCGGGAGGGTGAAcggcgaggaggaagaggaggaggaggaggaagagaacggTCATGatgatgacggtggtggtgatgaggaggatggTGCCGCAGACACGCTCAGCGGCACCAAGGTGCAGGCGCCGTACCGGACCACCTGGGGGACGCTGGAGTACCACAACGCCATGGTGGTGGGCCGGGAGGCGCCGGACGGGGACGAGGCGCAGGTCAGGGTGCTCTACGTCTACCCCACCCACAAGTCCCTGAAGCCCTGCCCCTTCTTCCTGGAGGACAAGTGTCGCTTCGAGACCAACTGCAG GTTCTCCCACGGGGAGGTGGTGTACGTGTCGGAGCTCAGGCCCTTCCTGGAGCTGGACCTCAGCCACCTGCTGGAGGGCTCCGCCTGCCGGGCGCGCCACGAGGACGGCATCTGGTACCCCGCCCGCATCCTGG AAATTGACAACGGCTTCTACACTGTGAAGTTTGACTCCCTGTTACTGAAGGATGCGGTCGTCGAGGGCGACGGCGTCATCCCACCAATGAGAGAAGACGACCTTTCCTCGTCCGACTCGTCGGACCAAGACGATGACGAAGACAGCATCTTCGCCAAAG TGGTCCAGGCCCACGCCGGGGACccgaccaccacctcctccgctgACTTCGGGGGCTGGGAGGCCCACACCAGAGGCATCGGCTCCCGACTCATGCTGAAGATGGGCTACGAGTACGGGAAAG gcctgGGGAAGCAGCAGGAGGGCCGCGTGGAGCCCGTCATGGCGGTGGTCCTCCCCAAGGGGGCGTCCCTGGACCAGAGCGCCGAGCTCAGCCAGCCCCGGGCCGCGCGCCGGGGCCCCCGCCCGGGGGACGGCCCCCAGCCCGGCCCCAAGAGGAAGAGGGCTCcgcggccccgggcccccggaGGCCGCCGCAACGTCTTCGACTTCCTGAACCGCAagctgggggacgggggggcggagggggcgtCGGCCTCGCCCACCCCCGGCGCCGAGGCGTACCGCGGCGGCGAGGGCGCTAAGCGGAGCCTCAACGTGCGGCTCTTCCAGGCCGCCGAGCGCGTCTCCCAGACGGAGCGCGAGATCCAGCGCATCACGGAGGCGCTGCGCAAGCGCGCCGGAAG GGACGTGTGCGTGGTGAAGCGTCTGGAGGAGCAGCTGGGCGCGGCCCGCAGCCAGCTGGTCTGCCTGAAGGCCCAGGAGCAGTCGGTGCAGACGCAGCACCGCAAGGCCGACACGCACAAGAAGATGACCCAGTTCTGA